A region of Nostoc sp. ATCC 53789 DNA encodes the following proteins:
- a CDS encoding four helix bundle protein — translation MERKKVESFEDLRVWQKGIELVKCIYLITKEGELSRDFGLKDQLRRASVSIPTNIAEGFERYSRKEYVNFLNIAKGSAGEVRSLLRVALEIGYLEQQTYSNLYNQALNLSRMLSNQIQSINQSPK, via the coding sequence ATGGAGAGAAAGAAAGTTGAGAGTTTTGAAGATTTAAGAGTGTGGCAAAAAGGAATTGAGTTAGTTAAATGCATTTACTTAATTACTAAAGAAGGTGAGTTAAGTAGAGATTTCGGTTTAAAAGACCAATTAAGACGCGCTTCTGTTTCAATACCCACAAATATTGCTGAGGGGTTTGAGCGATATTCTCGAAAAGAATATGTAAATTTTCTGAATATTGCGAAAGGATCTGCGGGAGAAGTTCGGAGTCTGTTAAGAGTCGCATTGGAAATTGGTTATTTAGAGCAACAAACTTACTCAAACCTTTATAACCAAGCTTTAAATTTAAGCCGAATGTTATCTAATCAAATTCAATCCATAAATCAATCACCAAAGTAA
- a CDS encoding TnsA endonuclease N-terminal domain-containing protein: MNEFEFEDWCRQQQLATHTIDLIALLRKSPPSRRVQGRTKNVCGVYPSSKMGVTIQFESHTVELWAIYLMEHDPKVLEFYDQPPPFKIQYKNQAGRNIGHYHTPDFFVLRHDGACWEEWKTVKEVEKLAQKYPGRYQKTASGHWRCPPGEAHASQFGLKYCVRTDAELNPVFTQNLMFLSDYLGFKSNLTTNVHSIVLAYLEANPGITIAALLQELNDVCANDIYIMIATELLYVDLFAVPLVEHWRTRLWVSQQTHDAYTHVSVVGVTTKNAPNSLTTLLPNTALEWDSALWTLVNYGETTTTLLPESGFPIQLPTAFFLQLFDSGTIKIHNGVTDATINETVRTLMEAASPVHLKEANRKFNIVQAYFQRHTDIYQDIKERTLRRWVQQFREAEASLGCGYVGLLPRTHQQGNRQPKSPTDSSELLDKFIKEHFETPRQATGASVYRAYVRTCTALNIQPLSNRTFYQRLKKRPTHEQTLKRQGAKAAYATEPFVWELALNTRPHGNRPLEIVHIDHTELDIELRSLATGRLLGRPWLTLLTDAYSRRILAVYLTFDAPSYRSCMMGLRILVQRQGRFPSTLVVDGGKEFHSIYFDTLLARYHCTKKTRPGGKPRFGSVIERLFGTTNTEFIYNLLGNTQASKQPRQLTKTVDPKQLAVWNLGDLYTYLTQWAYSIYDSNHHDSLGASPGVVYNEGLSIAGERLHRSIAYNEEFFMATRPSTPKGQAKVQPGYGIKVNYLYYWSDAFRNPNVEKTLVPVRYDPFDMGVAYAYVDGRWVRCISQYYSTFVGRTEKEVLLAAQEIRQLNKRSATATNLNAKHLADFIANVQEHEALLLQRLRDLESKRLLENLTSSNSSDSSVNQVKERLAVLAQQSEDVASQHVSSRNVEPLDLSSLPILAEYK, encoded by the coding sequence ATGAACGAATTCGAGTTTGAAGATTGGTGTAGGCAACAGCAACTAGCAACCCACACCATTGATTTGATTGCACTCCTCAGGAAATCCCCACCCTCACGTCGGGTACAAGGACGAACCAAGAACGTTTGTGGCGTGTATCCTAGTTCTAAAATGGGGGTCACAATTCAATTCGAGAGCCATACAGTGGAATTATGGGCGATTTACCTGATGGAACACGACCCCAAAGTTTTAGAGTTCTACGACCAGCCACCACCATTCAAAATCCAGTACAAAAATCAAGCAGGGCGTAATATCGGTCACTATCATACCCCTGACTTTTTTGTATTACGTCATGATGGTGCGTGCTGGGAGGAGTGGAAAACAGTTAAGGAAGTAGAGAAATTAGCACAAAAATATCCTGGGCGTTATCAAAAAACAGCATCCGGTCATTGGCGTTGCCCACCAGGAGAAGCCCACGCATCACAATTTGGTCTAAAATACTGCGTTCGTACTGATGCCGAATTGAATCCCGTTTTTACCCAGAACTTAATGTTTTTGTCGGATTACCTAGGATTTAAATCAAATTTGACAACAAATGTACACTCGATAGTTCTGGCTTACCTGGAAGCAAATCCAGGAATAACGATTGCGGCATTGCTACAAGAATTAAATGATGTATGTGCCAATGACATATACATCATGATTGCAACTGAGCTTCTGTACGTGGATTTGTTTGCTGTCCCCTTAGTTGAACATTGGCGGACACGATTATGGGTAAGTCAACAAACTCATGACGCTTATACACACGTATCTGTTGTAGGAGTGACTACAAAGAACGCTCCCAATAGTCTCACAACACTGCTACCTAACACAGCCCTTGAGTGGGATTCGGCGCTATGGACTTTAGTAAACTATGGCGAGACCACAACCACGCTATTACCAGAGTCAGGCTTCCCAATACAGTTACCCACAGCATTTTTTCTCCAGTTATTCGACAGTGGCACCATTAAAATCCATAACGGAGTTACAGATGCAACTATAAATGAAACAGTACGTACTTTAATGGAGGCCGCTTCTCCTGTTCACTTAAAAGAAGCGAACCGAAAATTTAATATAGTACAGGCATATTTTCAGCGCCATACAGATATCTATCAAGACATCAAAGAGCGTACCTTGCGTAGATGGGTACAACAGTTCCGTGAAGCAGAAGCAAGTTTAGGTTGCGGTTATGTTGGGTTACTACCACGGACACATCAGCAAGGGAATCGTCAACCAAAATCGCCCACAGATTCAAGTGAATTATTAGATAAATTTATTAAAGAGCATTTTGAAACACCAAGACAAGCGACAGGCGCTTCAGTATATCGGGCGTATGTCAGAACCTGTACAGCATTAAATATACAACCCCTTAGTAACCGCACTTTCTACCAGCGTTTAAAAAAGCGCCCAACTCATGAGCAGACATTAAAGCGTCAGGGAGCAAAAGCCGCATACGCAACAGAGCCTTTTGTATGGGAACTAGCTTTAAATACACGTCCTCACGGAAACCGGCCTCTGGAGATAGTCCATATTGACCATACCGAACTCGATATTGAATTACGCTCACTTGCTACAGGTCGGCTACTTGGGCGACCTTGGCTAACATTACTGACCGATGCCTATTCCCGGCGAATCTTGGCAGTTTATCTGACTTTTGATGCACCTTCTTACAGGTCTTGCATGATGGGGCTACGTATTTTAGTCCAGCGCCAAGGTCGTTTTCCCTCAACATTGGTTGTAGATGGTGGCAAAGAATTCCACAGTATATACTTTGACACCTTGCTGGCACGTTACCACTGCACCAAGAAAACAAGACCTGGTGGCAAACCCCGCTTTGGGTCAGTAATTGAACGATTATTTGGGACGACAAATACTGAATTTATCTATAACCTACTAGGTAATACCCAAGCAAGTAAACAGCCCCGCCAACTCACCAAAACTGTTGACCCAAAACAGTTAGCTGTTTGGAATTTGGGAGATTTATATACTTACCTGACCCAGTGGGCTTACTCCATTTACGACTCAAATCATCACGACTCATTAGGTGCCTCTCCAGGCGTTGTTTATAACGAAGGGTTGTCAATTGCAGGAGAACGGTTGCACCGAAGTATTGCTTATAACGAAGAGTTCTTCATGGCAACACGTCCTTCCACCCCTAAAGGTCAAGCGAAAGTTCAGCCGGGATATGGGATTAAAGTCAATTATCTCTACTATTGGAGTGATGCTTTCCGCAATCCAAATGTAGAAAAAACATTAGTACCAGTACGCTACGACCCTTTTGATATGGGAGTTGCTTACGCCTATGTTGATGGGCGTTGGGTGAGATGTATCTCTCAGTATTACAGTACTTTCGTTGGACGCACTGAAAAAGAAGTGTTGTTAGCGGCACAAGAAATTAGGCAATTGAACAAACGTAGCGCCACGGCGACAAATTTGAACGCTAAACATTTAGCTGACTTCATTGCCAATGTCCAAGAACATGAAGCCTTGTTGCTGCAAAGATTGCGTGATTTGGAAAGTAAACGCTTACTAGAGAATTTAACGTCTAGTAATTCTTCAGACTCATCAGTAAACCAAGTAAAGGAAAGGTTGGCTGTATTGGCACAACAGAGTGAAGATGTTGCATCGCAGCACGTATCATCTCGAAACGTTGAACCGTTGGATCTAAGTTCACTGCCAATATTAGCGGAATACAAATAG
- a CDS encoding ATP-binding protein, with amino-acid sequence MDLNRNRSDDINLLTQFKEYAVLHPQLARVDMLLMRAIREPAGFAHVLVYGPSGVGKTTMIRQIARRLNAPHSEDLAKNSSSYRNGYVPQLPLLLIETRPPDSGVFNRTDYYRTALKLLNEPFYERRSIVDIDTSEAWEKKGRGRSSKASQFNDSPELRHALEEAMTKRGVRAVILDEAQHLMKIGTGSNAGKLLDQLDWIKSMTNVTGVLHILIGTYELLNFRNLSGQASRRGLDIHFPRYLYQNEQDRLDFQAALLALLKQVPLDINIPELMQHWLYFYEHSIGCLGVLKDWLIRTVAAALDDGNQALTLKQLHEHTLTLAQCERMAIEATEGEEKLSYMESRREHLWHLLQIGMGSTDVPTNAVPPETPLVGSEITSSQTESPPKTKRTRKKPNVPAPQEFTTTTANEIPVEPAPKKKQTRKKTTSTQTLEITDTPLSNSSADLQMITQETQQQTDKSREKKSGTRVGQRKPKRDTVGHESQSTT; translated from the coding sequence ATGGATTTAAACAGGAACAGGAGCGATGACATCAACTTACTTACTCAATTTAAGGAGTATGCAGTTTTACATCCACAGTTAGCACGGGTAGATATGCTGCTCATGCGTGCGATTCGAGAACCTGCTGGATTTGCTCATGTGTTGGTGTATGGGCCAAGTGGTGTGGGCAAGACGACGATGATACGGCAAATTGCCCGACGTTTAAATGCTCCTCACAGTGAGGATTTAGCAAAGAATTCCTCAAGCTACCGCAACGGTTATGTACCTCAATTACCTCTTTTACTGATAGAGACACGTCCACCTGACAGTGGGGTGTTTAATCGAACTGACTATTACCGGACTGCGCTGAAGCTTTTGAATGAGCCATTCTACGAGCGTCGTAGCATTGTAGACATTGATACATCGGAGGCATGGGAGAAAAAAGGGCGTGGACGTAGTAGCAAAGCTTCCCAGTTTAATGATTCTCCAGAACTGCGCCACGCATTAGAAGAAGCGATGACCAAACGTGGTGTACGTGCGGTTATCCTTGATGAAGCGCAACATTTAATGAAGATTGGGACTGGAAGTAATGCTGGCAAGCTTTTAGACCAGTTGGATTGGATTAAATCCATGACGAATGTTACGGGTGTTTTACACATCCTGATTGGTACTTACGAACTGTTAAATTTCCGCAATTTAAGTGGTCAAGCATCTCGGCGCGGTCTAGATATCCACTTTCCGCGCTATTTGTACCAAAATGAACAAGACCGTTTGGATTTTCAAGCCGCTTTATTGGCTCTTTTGAAGCAAGTACCTCTTGATATTAATATTCCCGAATTAATGCAGCATTGGCTTTACTTCTATGAACATTCTATTGGCTGTCTTGGAGTACTAAAAGACTGGCTCATCCGAACTGTGGCGGCGGCATTAGATGATGGAAATCAAGCTTTAACTTTAAAACAATTACACGAACATACCCTAACGCTAGCGCAGTGCGAACGTATGGCAATAGAAGCAACTGAGGGCGAAGAAAAACTTAGCTATATGGAGAGCCGTCGCGAACACTTATGGCATTTGCTACAAATAGGAATGGGTTCAACGGATGTACCGACTAATGCAGTCCCTCCTGAAACTCCGTTGGTCGGTAGTGAAATCACTTCATCGCAAACAGAGTCACCACCTAAAACAAAGCGGACTCGGAAAAAGCCAAACGTACCTGCACCACAAGAATTCACGACCACAACAGCAAACGAGATCCCTGTAGAGCCAGCCCCAAAAAAGAAGCAGACTCGCAAAAAAACTACATCTACTCAAACACTTGAAATTACTGATACACCACTTAGTAATTCCAGTGCTGACCTTCAGATGATAACCCAGGAGACGCAACAGCAAACAGATAAGAGCCGCGAGAAAAAGTCAGGCACACGGGTTGGGCAACGCAAACCCAAGCGAGACACTGTTGGGCATGAATCGCAGTCAACGACATAA
- a CDS encoding MarC family protein, with amino-acid sequence MSTKRLFKLSNVFQLMFCWQSFLNSIFYIRFGSSKLAQRGFGVLTFFLLTLSLQLALPSLATTQFDSVDCPAGANVQQCQSSEVLVSSLIAQSPDATVPPNTPDVSDTIVLPKQRLADRIARTSIESPFGVFNLFIIFFVTLGPIKVIPPFVQLTQNADRSLRQQLAFRSAALATIVILLVAIIGQNIVRVWQIRLPSLLIAGGILLFLVALNMVITQYQPLPLPEDSSLPSLKLVVSPLTFPVILPPFGIAIALVLMLVFQEIGFNPLAVLGTLVLVMLLNFIGMLAARPILAFLKPITLRIFGFVLGVLQLALGIEWIITGLEIEALVFRRLFGF; translated from the coding sequence GTGTCTACCAAACGCTTGTTCAAACTTTCAAATGTTTTTCAGCTAATGTTTTGTTGGCAATCGTTTCTAAATTCAATTTTCTATATCAGATTTGGTTCCTCAAAATTAGCACAGCGAGGATTTGGTGTACTAACCTTTTTCCTGCTAACGCTCTCCCTGCAACTGGCGCTTCCATCTCTAGCCACTACTCAATTTGATTCTGTTGATTGTCCGGCTGGTGCTAACGTTCAACAATGCCAATCTTCAGAGGTTTTGGTTAGCTCACTCATCGCGCAATCTCCTGACGCAACTGTCCCACCCAATACCCCAGATGTCTCTGACACCATTGTTTTGCCCAAACAACGCCTTGCCGATCGCATTGCCCGCACATCGATCGAGTCCCCATTTGGAGTATTCAATCTATTCATCATTTTCTTTGTGACGCTAGGACCAATCAAAGTTATCCCGCCGTTTGTACAGCTTACTCAGAATGCCGATCGATCGCTGCGGCAACAGCTAGCGTTTCGCAGTGCTGCCCTAGCAACGATCGTGATTTTACTGGTGGCGATTATTGGGCAAAACATAGTGCGTGTTTGGCAAATTCGATTGCCTTCGTTGCTGATTGCTGGGGGAATTCTCCTATTTTTGGTAGCGCTTAACATGGTAATCACTCAGTATCAACCACTCCCGCTTCCAGAAGACTCTTCTCTGCCTTCCCTAAAACTAGTGGTGTCTCCCCTCACCTTTCCCGTCATTTTGCCGCCCTTTGGCATTGCGATCGCCCTGGTGTTGATGTTAGTATTCCAGGAAATTGGCTTTAACCCGCTAGCGGTTTTGGGCACATTGGTGCTGGTCATGCTACTGAATTTTATAGGTATGTTGGCAGCTCGACCGATTCTGGCATTCCTCAAACCTATCACCCTGCGAATATTTGGTTTTGTGTTGGGGGTGTTGCAGTTGGCATTAGGGATTGAATGGATCATCACTGGATTAGAGATTGAAGCACTGGTATTTCGTCGTTTGTTTGGCTTCTGA
- a CDS encoding peroxidase, translated as MLEFDDIQHILLTRVPALTGRYEFLSFRNPAGGRAWLAAILEKVQSSAEVRASVEQDNRWVSVAFTWNGLRALGMDEASLDTFPEEFKQGMVARAEILGDIGANHPDNWVGGLASPDLHAIVILFARDNAERDRCKAEHQQLVAQCEGVEVLSALDLEATPPFNYAHDHFGYRDRLSQPVIEGSGEEPTPGSGAPLKAGEFILGYPDEYGSPANLPQPEILSRNGSYMAYRRLQEHIIEFRDFLRQHGQTPEEQELVAAKLMGRWRSGAPLVLSPDKDDPALAVDMQRNNDFNYATMDPHGYAVPLGSHIRRLNPRDTGANMNRRRMIRRGATYGPPLPEDAPEDRIERGIAAFVICASLIRQFEFAQNVWVNDKNFHELGNERDPIIGTQDGTLDFKIPKRPIRKTIKGIPAFTTVRGGAYFFLPGLKALGYLASLSSGR; from the coding sequence ATGCTTGAGTTTGACGACATTCAGCACATTCTGTTGACTCGTGTGCCTGCGCTCACCGGACGGTATGAATTTCTATCGTTCCGGAACCCTGCTGGTGGACGAGCATGGCTAGCTGCCATTCTTGAAAAGGTACAGTCGTCTGCGGAGGTTCGTGCTTCGGTCGAACAGGACAACCGATGGGTGAGCGTGGCCTTCACCTGGAACGGACTGCGGGCGCTGGGTATGGATGAGGCATCGCTGGATACGTTTCCTGAGGAGTTCAAGCAGGGCATGGTGGCCCGTGCGGAGATCCTCGGCGACATCGGCGCGAATCATCCTGACAATTGGGTGGGAGGTCTGGCTAGCCCGGATCTCCATGCAATTGTGATTCTCTTTGCCCGCGATAACGCAGAGCGCGATCGCTGCAAGGCGGAGCACCAGCAACTCGTCGCGCAGTGCGAGGGAGTGGAAGTGCTCTCGGCATTGGATCTGGAGGCAACGCCGCCTTTCAACTATGCACACGACCACTTCGGCTACCGCGATCGGCTCTCGCAGCCAGTCATCGAAGGATCGGGCGAAGAGCCGACGCCCGGTTCCGGTGCGCCGCTGAAGGCGGGCGAGTTCATCCTGGGCTACCCAGACGAATACGGTTCCCCAGCCAATCTGCCACAACCTGAGATCCTCTCTCGGAACGGTAGCTACATGGCCTATCGACGCCTACAGGAGCATATCATCGAGTTTCGTGACTTCTTGCGCCAGCACGGTCAGACGCCGGAAGAGCAGGAACTTGTGGCAGCAAAGTTGATGGGCCGCTGGCGCAGCGGCGCACCGCTGGTGCTGTCCCCAGACAAGGACGATCCAGCACTTGCCGTGGATATGCAGCGCAACAACGACTTCAACTATGCGACTATGGACCCGCATGGCTATGCCGTACCCCTCGGCTCCCATATCCGTCGCCTGAATCCTCGTGATACAGGGGCGAACATGAACCGGCGACGGATGATCCGTCGTGGGGCGACCTACGGGCCACCACTCCCGGAAGATGCGCCGGAAGATAGGATAGAGCGTGGCATTGCTGCCTTCGTGATCTGCGCGAGCCTGATTCGTCAGTTCGAGTTCGCGCAGAACGTGTGGGTGAATGACAAGAACTTCCACGAACTCGGCAACGAGCGCGATCCGATTATCGGCACGCAGGACGGCACCCTTGACTTCAAGATCCCGAAGCGGCCAATCCGGAAAACCATCAAGGGCATTCCGGCATTCACCACGGTTCGGGGTGGGGCTTACTTCTTTCTGCCTGGACTGAAGGCGCTTGGGTACCTGGCGTCACTGAGCAGTGGCAGGTAA
- a CDS encoding IS1 family transposase produces the protein MKLKNLLEPFGVRKYCTDGWGVDEWHLPPEKHEICKRKTQIIEHKHLNLRTRLKRLARKTIYFSKTEEMHDLVIGLFINRYEFGLNV, from the coding sequence CTGAAGCTAAAAAATTTATTAGAGCCATTTGGTGTTAGGAAATACTGTACAGATGGTTGGGGAGTTGATGAATGGCATTTACCTCCAGAAAAACATGAGATTTGCAAGAGAAAGACTCAAATAATTGAACATAAACATCTAAATTTAAGAACTCGGCTTAAGCGACTGGCTAGAAAGACAATTTACTTTTCTAAGACTGAGGAAATGCATGACTTGGTTATTGGGCTCTTTATCAATCGCTACGAGTTTGGCTTAAACGTCTAA
- a CDS encoding IS1-like element transposase has translation MPESGVPAPDIFINTRQPRRTRQVKHQIIEMKLNGNGVRDIARVLHISPAIVIRELKKISQIGSVNQKLLPTIQSE, from the coding sequence GTGCCAGAATCGGGAGTGCCTGCGCCGGATATTTTTATCAATACAAGACAGCCTAGACGGACTAGACAAGTTAAGCATCAAATTATAGAGATGAAACTCAATGGCAATGGAGTTCGCGATATTGCGCGAGTGTTGCATATTAGCCCGGCAATAGTAATCAGAGAATTAAAAAAAATTTCCCAAATTGGATCGGTGAATCAAAAATTGTTGCCAACTATTCAATCCGAATAA
- a CDS encoding type II toxin-antitoxin system RelE/ParE family toxin: MSYQVLIQPTAFQEIETSYRWMCDNLSAEVANSWYYELLDAIASLKEFPNRCSIAPEAPVIGREIRQLWVGKRRKYRVLFFVSENTVAILHVRNSRQSDLGEESE; encoded by the coding sequence ATGAGTTACCAGGTTCTCATTCAACCCACTGCCTTTCAAGAAATCGAAACATCCTATCGTTGGATGTGCGACAATCTGAGTGCTGAAGTAGCCAATAGCTGGTATTATGAGCTTCTTGACGCTATCGCTTCACTGAAAGAATTTCCTAATCGGTGTAGCATAGCACCAGAAGCACCAGTGATTGGTCGTGAAATTCGGCAACTTTGGGTTGGAAAACGAAGAAAATATCGAGTTTTATTTTTCGTGTCAGAAAATACTGTAGCAATTCTTCATGTTCGCAACAGTCGCCAATCTGATCTAGGTGAAGAATCCGAGTGA
- a CDS encoding prevent-host-death family protein, which produces MTIKELLLQEIDNTPNELLEDLLGFLKSLKTSPKHPLATYRELLERIDYLEAIVGIRKGLDEFEQGEGILSDQALAALEQKLGIPPRP; this is translated from the coding sequence ATGACGATCAAAGAATTGCTATTACAAGAAATTGACAACACTCCAAACGAACTACTAGAGGATCTACTTGGGTTTTTGAAATCACTCAAAACATCTCCAAAACATCCACTAGCCACATATAGAGAACTCTTAGAACGCATTGATTATCTAGAAGCAATAGTAGGTATTCGTAAAGGACTAGATGAGTTTGAGCAGGGTGAAGGAATTCTGTCCGACCAAGCCTTGGCAGCCCTAGAACAAAAACTAGGCATTCCGCCTCGCCCATGA
- a CDS encoding FAD-dependent oxidoreductase yields the protein MPNISGKHISYWIDSTPTANFPPLINNLSVDVAIVGAGIAGITAATLLKRAGKTVAVIESQQISTGVSGHTTAKVTSLHQLIYADLIKNHGEKKAQIYAQSNQAALEFIAKTVTEQQIDCDFSRQSAYTFAETEDHLKDIEKEVEAALKIGLPATFVRETSLPFPIVGAVKFDNQAQFHSRKYLLHLIKQIPGNGSYVFENTRVLKVDEDNLCQVTTDKGIIQAQNVIVSTNIPITDEGLFFAKTYPKRSYIIGARIAEQKAPVGMYIGSGEKYYSIRTTPDKNGLLLLVGGGGHQVGTVENTEEKYLDLENYARSRFDIDSIDYRWSTQDFVSFDKIPYVGKLTPLSKHTFVATGFSLWGMTQGTLSGMILSDQILGIENPAADLYDSTRATPFLTPQGIKQNLEVGAHWVGDRLKGLNKSLQDVAIGEGKLVTVDGDKVAAYRDQTGEIHAVSAVCSHLGCVVAWNSAEKSWDCPCHGSRFSCKGEVLHGPTVKDLKKF from the coding sequence ATGCCTAATATATCAGGAAAGCACATTTCTTACTGGATTGACTCAACACCCACAGCTAATTTTCCACCACTTATCAATAATCTATCTGTGGATGTTGCAATTGTCGGTGCAGGTATTGCAGGAATCACTGCTGCAACATTACTTAAACGCGCAGGTAAAACCGTTGCCGTAATTGAATCGCAACAAATATCTACTGGTGTTAGCGGTCATACTACAGCCAAAGTTACCTCACTTCACCAATTGATTTATGCCGATTTGATTAAAAATCATGGTGAAAAAAAGGCACAGATATATGCACAGTCAAACCAAGCAGCACTAGAATTCATTGCTAAAACAGTTACCGAACAACAAATCGACTGTGATTTTAGTCGCCAAAGTGCCTATACTTTCGCAGAAACTGAAGATCATCTCAAGGACATTGAAAAAGAGGTAGAAGCAGCACTAAAAATCGGACTACCCGCCACATTTGTTCGTGAAACTTCCTTGCCCTTTCCTATTGTTGGTGCTGTTAAGTTTGACAACCAAGCACAATTTCATTCTCGCAAATACCTCTTACACCTGATCAAGCAGATTCCTGGTAATGGAAGTTACGTATTTGAAAATACAAGAGTACTCAAGGTCGATGAAGATAATCTTTGTCAAGTTACTACTGACAAGGGAATTATTCAGGCACAAAATGTCATAGTTTCAACCAATATTCCCATTACCGATGAAGGATTATTCTTTGCTAAAACTTACCCCAAACGTTCTTACATCATTGGTGCGCGGATTGCAGAGCAGAAAGCACCTGTGGGAATGTACATCGGTTCAGGAGAAAAATACTACTCTATTCGCACTACTCCTGACAAGAATGGCTTATTGCTACTTGTTGGTGGCGGCGGTCATCAAGTAGGAACAGTGGAGAATACTGAAGAAAAATATCTAGATTTAGAAAATTATGCCCGTTCTCGCTTTGATATCGATTCCATTGACTATCGTTGGTCTACTCAGGATTTTGTATCTTTTGACAAGATACCTTATGTAGGAAAATTAACTCCTCTAAGCAAGCATACCTTTGTGGCAACTGGGTTTAGTCTGTGGGGCATGACTCAAGGAACCTTGTCTGGAATGATACTTTCAGACCAGATTTTAGGCATTGAAAATCCTGCGGCTGATTTGTACGATTCAACCCGCGCCACTCCTTTTCTCACTCCACAAGGTATAAAGCAAAACTTGGAAGTTGGCGCTCATTGGGTAGGCGATCGCCTCAAGGGATTGAATAAATCTCTGCAAGATGTGGCTATCGGTGAAGGAAAACTAGTCACTGTCGATGGGGATAAAGTTGCCGCTTACCGAGATCAAACAGGAGAAATACACGCTGTTTCTGCGGTATGTTCTCACTTGGGTTGTGTTGTTGCTTGGAACAGTGCCGAGAAAAGTTGGGACTGTCCTTGTCATGGTTCACGTTTCAGTTGCAAAGGGGAAGTTTTACACGGTCCGACAGTGAAAGATTTAAAGAAATTTTAG